A window of the Pseudomonas fluorescens genome harbors these coding sequences:
- a CDS encoding amidohydrolase yields MKRFIPHFTKNVLIVAMSFASMEAMAAADLVLLNGKIFTADRAQPKVQALAVENGKVLKVGTDAQIKALIEPGTQVIDLKGQALMPGLIDSHSHAIFGGLEMVSANMEDEVVELEELEKRLRNWRDDGKARHGDVLSVAGMSSAYWAKAEMLGKIFNNGEWADVPVVFTGSDHHTAWANNVMLKRAGIDAALLKTLPDAEKDTIGKLPTGEPNGFVVDAGWDRVASKMPVPSPADMLKAAQSAVRFNNSLGITAWMDPAANAAPGEPVFALKPTEKTVGVLPAYKALSEGGGMTAHVAALLVANPKSVPADLDTLDKVRRQFQGIPNLTLPGIKIFADGVIEYPAQSAAMIDPYSNSHKQGELLIDPQHFGELVSAIDQRGWLVHIHAIGDRAVRESLNGIAQARKDRQSGVTHSITHLQMVNPKEFARFKPLNVIASMQLLWASADDYTTDMIKPYVSALAFRYQYPAHSLLKQGATIAGASDWPVSSPNPWNAMAQAITRTGPLGVLNADERLDRETMFYAYTANAARTIGLEQQIGSLSPGKQADFIVLDRDVFSVDDKALHDTQVLQTWFAGRQVYAPTL; encoded by the coding sequence ATGAAAAGATTCATCCCGCATTTCACAAAAAATGTGCTGATCGTCGCTATGAGTTTTGCCTCGATGGAAGCCATGGCCGCCGCCGATCTGGTGCTGCTCAATGGCAAGATTTTCACCGCCGACCGCGCTCAACCGAAGGTTCAGGCGCTGGCCGTGGAGAACGGCAAGGTGCTGAAAGTCGGCACCGATGCGCAGATCAAGGCCTTGATCGAGCCCGGCACCCAGGTCATCGACCTGAAAGGCCAGGCGCTGATGCCCGGCCTGATCGACAGCCACTCCCACGCGATTTTCGGCGGACTGGAAATGGTCTCGGCCAACATGGAAGACGAGGTGGTCGAACTCGAGGAACTGGAAAAACGCCTGCGCAACTGGCGCGACGACGGCAAGGCCCGACATGGCGATGTGTTGAGCGTGGCCGGCATGAGTTCGGCCTATTGGGCCAAGGCTGAAATGCTGGGAAAAATCTTCAACAACGGCGAATGGGCCGACGTGCCGGTGGTGTTCACCGGCAGCGACCACCACACGGCATGGGCCAACAACGTCATGCTCAAGCGTGCGGGCATCGACGCCGCACTGCTGAAAACCCTGCCGGACGCGGAAAAAGACACCATCGGCAAACTGCCCACCGGCGAGCCAAACGGCTTTGTGGTCGACGCTGGCTGGGATCGGGTCGCCTCGAAAATGCCAGTGCCGAGCCCGGCCGACATGCTCAAAGCCGCGCAATCGGCGGTGCGTTTCAACAACAGCCTCGGCATCACCGCGTGGATGGACCCCGCCGCCAACGCCGCGCCGGGCGAGCCGGTGTTCGCCCTCAAGCCCACCGAGAAAACCGTCGGCGTGCTGCCGGCCTATAAAGCCCTGTCGGAAGGCGGCGGCATGACGGCCCACGTCGCCGCACTGCTGGTGGCCAATCCGAAAAGCGTCCCGGCCGATCTCGACACCCTCGACAAGGTTCGCCGGCAGTTTCAGGGCATCCCCAACCTGACGCTGCCGGGGATCAAGATCTTCGCTGACGGCGTGATCGAATACCCGGCCCAGAGCGCAGCGATGATCGATCCCTACAGCAACTCGCACAAACAGGGCGAGTTGCTGATCGATCCGCAGCATTTTGGCGAACTGGTCAGCGCCATCGACCAGCGCGGCTGGCTGGTGCACATCCACGCCATCGGCGACCGCGCGGTGCGCGAATCGCTGAACGGCATCGCCCAGGCGCGCAAGGACCGGCAGAGCGGCGTGACGCACTCGATCACCCACCTGCAAATGGTCAACCCGAAGGAGTTTGCCCGCTTCAAGCCGCTGAACGTGATTGCTTCGATGCAACTGCTGTGGGCCAGCGCCGACGACTACACCACCGACATGATCAAGCCTTACGTCAGCGCCCTCGCCTTCCGCTATCAATACCCGGCGCACTCGCTGCTCAAGCAGGGCGCGACGATTGCCGGCGCCAGCGACTGGCCGGTGTCCTCGCCAAACCCGTGGAACGCCATGGCCCAGGCCATCACCCGCACCGGGCCGTTGGGCGTGCTCAACGCCGATGAACGCCTGGACCGCGAAACCATGTTCTACGCCTATACCGCCAACGCCGCGCGGACCATCGGCCTGGAACAACAGATCGGCTCGCTGAGCCCCGGCAAACAGGCCGACTTCATCGTGCTTGATCGCGATGTATTCAGCGTCGATGACAAAGCCCTGCATGACACTCAGGTGCTGCAAACCTGGTTCGCCGGCCGTCAGGTCTACGCCCCGACCCTCTAG
- a CDS encoding phosphoethanolamine transferase: MALGKGLRLPSITPTRLVLLFSLALVALYNLATWKALGTLITLQGAHKLAFFASFGLFLWAAITLLLTLVSFRWTLKPALTLVALLSACAAYFMNEYGITIDTVMIQNVFETNPAEATALFSGKLLAYVLLLGVLPAVLIWRWPVVYRPFFRGLLNKVLVIAACVLVIGASVGAFYSTYAPIFREEDKLTHFINPTNYIYAISKYTKQRLGIKKHFVVQAIGEDAVMSARAAGREKKSLMVFVVGETARADHFSLNGYERETNPELSKLDILNFTQVHSCGTSTAVSVPCMFSMFPREDYSDKKGKTYEGLLDILQRAGVQVLWLDNNSDCKGTCLRVPNRDIAKNQPGPFCDGNNCLDEALLADLQGYIDSLKGNAIIVLHADGSHGPEYYERYPKDMERFKPICHTNQLGSCSRDELVNVYDNTILYTDHFLAKVIELLKRNQDHLDTSMLYVSDHGESLGENGLYLHAAPYALAPEAQTHVPMVMWFGNNTLSQLGIDRGCLQGKSSQPDLSHDNLFHSVLGLFEVRTSLYQPGLDIFHGCRPAMTAGQ; this comes from the coding sequence ATGGCTTTGGGCAAAGGACTGCGTTTACCGTCCATCACTCCGACCCGCCTGGTGCTGCTGTTTTCCCTGGCACTGGTGGCGCTGTACAACCTGGCGACCTGGAAGGCGCTGGGAACGCTGATTACCCTGCAAGGCGCGCACAAACTGGCGTTTTTCGCCTCCTTCGGGCTGTTTCTCTGGGCAGCGATCACGCTGCTGCTGACCCTGGTGTCGTTTCGCTGGACGCTGAAACCGGCGCTGACGCTGGTGGCCCTGCTCTCGGCCTGCGCCGCGTATTTCATGAACGAATACGGAATCACCATCGACACGGTGATGATCCAGAACGTGTTCGAAACCAATCCCGCAGAAGCCACGGCGCTGTTCAGCGGCAAACTGCTGGCTTACGTGCTGTTGCTCGGTGTGTTGCCGGCCGTGTTGATCTGGCGCTGGCCGGTGGTTTATCGGCCGTTCTTTCGGGGTTTGCTGAACAAGGTGCTGGTGATCGCGGCTTGCGTGCTGGTGATCGGCGCTTCGGTGGGCGCGTTCTATTCGACCTACGCGCCGATCTTTCGCGAGGAAGACAAACTCACGCACTTCATCAACCCGACCAACTACATCTACGCGATCAGCAAATACACCAAGCAACGGCTGGGGATCAAAAAGCATTTCGTGGTGCAGGCCATCGGCGAAGACGCGGTGATGAGCGCCAGGGCGGCCGGTCGCGAGAAGAAATCACTGATGGTGTTCGTGGTCGGCGAAACAGCCCGGGCCGACCATTTCTCGCTTAACGGTTACGAGCGCGAGACCAATCCGGAGCTGAGCAAACTCGACATTCTCAATTTCACCCAGGTGCATTCCTGCGGTACTTCGACGGCGGTGTCGGTGCCGTGCATGTTCTCGATGTTCCCGCGCGAGGACTACAGCGACAAGAAAGGCAAAACCTACGAAGGCCTGCTGGACATCCTGCAACGGGCCGGCGTGCAGGTGCTGTGGCTGGACAACAACAGCGACTGCAAAGGCACCTGCCTGCGCGTACCGAACCGCGACATCGCGAAGAACCAGCCGGGCCCGTTCTGCGACGGCAACAACTGCCTCGACGAAGCGCTGCTGGCGGACCTGCAAGGCTACATCGACAGCCTCAAGGGCAACGCGATCATCGTCCTGCACGCCGACGGCAGCCACGGCCCGGAATACTACGAGCGCTACCCCAAGGACATGGAGCGCTTCAAACCGATCTGCCACACCAACCAACTGGGCAGTTGCAGCCGTGACGAACTGGTCAACGTCTACGACAACACGATCCTCTACACCGACCATTTCCTGGCCAAGGTGATCGAGCTGCTCAAGCGCAATCAGGACCACCTTGATACGTCGATGCTGTACGTGTCCGACCATGGCGAATCGCTGGGCGAAAACGGCCTGTACCTGCACGCTGCGCCTTATGCGCTGGCGCCGGAAGCGCAGACTCATGTGCCGATGGTGATGTGGTTCGGCAACAACACCCTCTCGCAACTGGGCATCGACCGTGGCTGCCTGCAAGGCAAAAGCAGCCAGCCGGATCTGAGCCATGACAACCTGTTCCATTCGGTGCTGGGGTTGTTCGAGGTCAGGACGTCGCTGTATCAGCCGGGGCTGGATATTTTCCATGGCTGTCGGCCGGCGATGACGGCGGGACAGTGA
- a CDS encoding 4Fe-4S dicluster domain-containing protein, which translates to MAYQAQEIFFRSNAPVTVDEDKCIAEKGCTVCVDVCPMDLLAINPATQKAYMAFDECWYCMPCEKDCPTGAVKVEIPYLLR; encoded by the coding sequence ATGGCCTATCAAGCCCAGGAAATCTTCTTCCGCTCCAACGCCCCCGTCACCGTGGACGAGGACAAATGCATCGCCGAAAAGGGCTGCACCGTGTGCGTCGACGTCTGCCCGATGGATCTGCTGGCGATCAACCCTGCCACGCAAAAGGCTTACATGGCGTTCGATGAATGCTGGTACTGCATGCCGTGCGAAAAGGACTGCCCGACCGGCGCGGTGAAAGTCGAAATCCCGTACCTGCTTCGCTAA
- a CDS encoding fumarate reductase/succinate dehydrogenase flavoprotein subunit: MTRNTLEQEYDIVVIGGGTAGPMAAIKAKEKNKELRVLLVDKANVKRSGAISMGMDGLNNAIIPGHSTPEQYTKEITIANDGIVNQAAVYAYATHSFETIEQLDRWGVKFEKDETGDYAVKKVHHMGAYVLPMPEGHDIKKVLYRQLKRARVSITNRLVCTRLLTDEEGAVNGVMGFDCRTADFHVIKAKAVILACGAAGRLGLPSSGYLMGTYENPTNAGDGYAMAYHAGAELANLECFQINPLIKDYNGPACAYVTGPLGGYTANNKGERFIECDYWSGQMMWEFHQELESGNGPVFLKLDHLAEETIQNIEEILHSNERPSRGQFHANRGTDYRTQMVEMHISEIGFCSGHSASGVWVNERAETSVKGLYSAGDMAAVPHNYMLGAFTYGWFAGHNAADFVAGREFSTLDAEQIEKEKARVYAPLDREHGLPPAQVEYKLRRFVNDYLQPPKVTKKMEIGLQRFSDIERDLNEMKANNAHELMRAMETSVIRDCAEMAARASLFRAESRWGLYHYRVDHPQRDDREWFCHCHLKKGEDGRMTSFKKAVEPYIIPLDAEEMQAYDRLRVGAFAA, from the coding sequence ATGACCCGCAACACCTTAGAGCAGGAATACGACATCGTCGTGATCGGCGGCGGCACTGCCGGCCCGATGGCCGCGATCAAGGCCAAGGAAAAGAACAAGGAGCTGCGTGTGCTGCTGGTCGACAAGGCCAACGTCAAACGCAGCGGCGCGATCAGCATGGGCATGGACGGCCTGAACAACGCGATCATTCCCGGCCACTCGACACCCGAGCAGTACACCAAGGAAATCACCATCGCCAACGACGGCATCGTCAATCAGGCGGCGGTGTACGCCTACGCGACGCACAGTTTCGAAACCATCGAGCAGCTCGACCGCTGGGGCGTGAAGTTCGAGAAGGACGAAACCGGCGATTACGCGGTGAAGAAAGTCCACCACATGGGCGCCTACGTGCTGCCGATGCCGGAAGGGCACGACATCAAGAAAGTCCTGTATCGCCAGTTGAAGCGCGCGCGGGTGAGCATCACCAACCGGCTGGTCTGCACCCGTTTGCTGACCGACGAGGAGGGCGCCGTCAACGGCGTGATGGGTTTTGACTGCCGCACCGCCGACTTCCACGTGATCAAGGCCAAGGCAGTGATCCTCGCTTGCGGCGCTGCCGGGCGACTCGGTCTACCGTCTTCGGGCTACCTGATGGGCACCTACGAAAACCCGACCAACGCTGGCGACGGTTACGCGATGGCTTATCACGCCGGGGCCGAACTGGCGAACCTCGAGTGTTTCCAGATCAACCCGTTGATCAAGGATTACAACGGCCCGGCCTGCGCCTACGTCACCGGCCCGCTCGGTGGCTATACCGCCAACAACAAGGGCGAACGCTTCATCGAGTGCGACTACTGGAGCGGGCAGATGATGTGGGAGTTCCACCAGGAACTGGAGAGCGGCAACGGCCCGGTGTTCCTCAAACTTGACCACCTGGCCGAGGAAACCATCCAGAACATCGAGGAAATCCTCCACAGCAACGAGCGCCCGAGTCGCGGCCAGTTTCACGCCAATCGCGGCACCGATTACCGCACGCAGATGGTCGAGATGCACATCTCGGAAATCGGTTTTTGCAGCGGCCATTCGGCGTCCGGGGTGTGGGTCAACGAGCGCGCCGAAACGTCGGTGAAGGGTTTGTACTCGGCCGGTGACATGGCTGCCGTGCCGCACAACTACATGCTCGGCGCGTTCACCTATGGCTGGTTTGCCGGGCACAACGCGGCGGATTTTGTCGCCGGGCGCGAGTTCTCCACGCTGGATGCCGAGCAGATCGAGAAAGAAAAGGCCCGGGTCTATGCACCACTGGATCGCGAGCACGGTCTGCCGCCGGCTCAGGTCGAGTACAAGCTGCGGCGCTTCGTCAACGACTACCTGCAACCGCCGAAAGTGACGAAGAAGATGGAAATCGGCCTGCAACGCTTCAGCGACATCGAACGCGATCTCAACGAAATGAAGGCCAACAACGCCCACGAACTGATGCGCGCCATGGAAACCAGCGTGATCCGCGACTGCGCCGAAATGGCTGCGCGTGCCTCGCTGTTCCGCGCCGAAAGCCGCTGGGGCCTGTACCACTACCGCGTGGATCACCCGCAACGGGACGACCGCGAATGGTTCTGCCACTGCCACCTGAAGAAGGGCGAGGACGGGCGCATGACCAGTTTCAAGAAAGCCGTCGAGCCTTACATCATCCCGCTCGACGCCGAGGAAATGCAGGCTTACGACCGCTTGCGGGTCGGGGCTTTCGCCGCTTGA
- a CDS encoding HEAT repeat domain-containing protein: MTSFFAVTDNDDILALQPRLTAEDAGVRRIALIDLADLEEPDGLFWLVERLAEDPAEEVRAEAARLLEAWEDEPVVEALCQALTDPSPAVQAAAAQSLSLLKTEAAGRVILPWTAHAETGVRIAAFRALRELRFPGAASAAIQALNDADASVRREAVGVLGWLKQLDALPALARLASDDPDTEVRRAATGALGLASDAEVLPALRQALQDQAWQVREEAATTLGKVGHTDAGPALIEALADDYWQVRLRATRSLGRLKYVAALDALIDTLGHRISNLRKEAALALGELNDRGAVAALQAAQDDGDPEVRKAVRIALSQLQ, translated from the coding sequence GTGACCTCATTTTTTGCTGTAACCGATAACGACGACATTCTCGCCCTGCAACCACGCCTGACCGCCGAGGACGCCGGGGTGCGCCGGATTGCCCTGATCGATCTGGCTGACCTCGAAGAACCGGACGGTCTGTTCTGGCTGGTCGAGCGCCTGGCCGAAGACCCCGCCGAAGAAGTGCGTGCCGAAGCGGCGCGCCTGTTGGAAGCCTGGGAAGACGAACCGGTGGTTGAAGCGCTGTGCCAGGCGCTGACGGATCCGTCGCCGGCGGTGCAAGCCGCAGCGGCGCAGAGCCTGAGCCTGCTCAAGACCGAAGCGGCGGGCAGGGTGATTCTGCCGTGGACAGCCCATGCCGAAACCGGCGTGCGGATTGCCGCGTTCCGGGCCTTGCGCGAGTTGCGTTTCCCCGGCGCTGCGTCGGCCGCGATTCAGGCGCTGAACGATGCCGATGCCAGCGTGCGTCGCGAAGCCGTCGGCGTGCTCGGCTGGCTCAAGCAGCTCGACGCACTGCCGGCGCTGGCCCGACTGGCGAGTGATGACCCGGATACCGAAGTGCGCCGCGCCGCCACCGGCGCCTTGGGTTTGGCAAGTGACGCCGAGGTGCTGCCCGCATTGCGTCAGGCCTTGCAGGATCAGGCCTGGCAAGTACGCGAAGAAGCCGCGACCACCCTCGGCAAGGTCGGCCACACCGACGCGGGTCCGGCGCTGATCGAAGCCTTGGCCGACGACTACTGGCAGGTTCGCCTGCGCGCCACCCGCAGCCTCGGGCGCCTCAAGTACGTCGCAGCCCTCGACGCCCTGATCGACACCCTCGGCCATCGCATCAGCAACCTGCGCAAGGAAGCCGCGCTGGCCCTCGGCGAACTGAATGATCGCGGGGCAGTGGCGGCATTGCAGGCCGCGCAGGACGACGGCGATCCGGAGGTGCGCAAAGCCGTGCGGATTGCCTTGAGTCAGCTGCAATGA
- a CDS encoding ABC transporter ATP-binding protein, producing the protein MSVMQTPEGRIDIRQLSIVLGEGRQAFEALQGLDCQIEPGQFVCILGPSGCGKSTLLGALAGHLQPHGGQLKVDGAEVSGPSPQRGMVFQHHTLFPWRTVRDNVAFGLKMRGIGKAERHRAADEILKLVGLEDFAERWPDQLSGGMQQRVEIARVLVNRPRLLLMDEPFGALDALTRLNMQELLLDIWTRIRTTVVFVTHDIDEALFLADRLLVMSARPGRIIEDLRLDFPRPRTTELVTSHEFSRLKRHCLDLLRHDNDRPLPRLNPLGLPPENALPRFAL; encoded by the coding sequence ATGAGCGTGATGCAAACCCCGGAAGGGCGGATCGACATCCGCCAGTTATCCATCGTCCTCGGCGAAGGCCGGCAAGCGTTCGAGGCGTTGCAGGGCCTGGATTGCCAGATCGAGCCGGGCCAGTTCGTGTGCATTCTCGGCCCGTCCGGTTGCGGCAAATCGACCTTGCTCGGCGCGCTGGCCGGGCATCTGCAACCCCATGGCGGGCAGTTGAAAGTCGATGGCGCCGAAGTGTCCGGCCCGTCGCCACAACGCGGCATGGTGTTCCAGCATCACACCTTGTTTCCGTGGCGCACGGTGCGCGACAACGTTGCCTTCGGCCTGAAGATGCGCGGCATCGGCAAGGCCGAGCGCCATCGTGCCGCCGATGAAATCCTCAAACTGGTCGGCCTCGAAGATTTTGCCGAGCGCTGGCCGGATCAACTCTCCGGCGGCATGCAGCAACGGGTGGAGATCGCCCGGGTGCTGGTCAACCGGCCACGGCTGTTGCTGATGGACGAACCCTTTGGCGCACTGGACGCGCTGACCCGCCTGAACATGCAGGAATTGCTGCTGGACATCTGGACGCGGATTCGCACCACCGTGGTGTTCGTCACCCATGACATCGACGAAGCGCTGTTCCTCGCCGATCGCTTGCTGGTGATGAGCGCGCGACCGGGGCGAATCATCGAAGACCTGCGCCTGGATTTCCCGCGCCCACGCACCACCGAACTGGTCACCAGCCACGAGTTCTCGCGCCTCAAGCGCCACTGCCTCGACCTGCTGCGCCACGACAACGACCGACCGCTACCGCGCCTCAATCCGCTCGGTTTGCCTCCTGAAAACGCCTTGCCGAGATTTGCCCTGTGA
- a CDS encoding ABC transporter permease: MRITKNRWIPRATSLLLCLLFWQLAASHHWNLGLVTFANVPTPLAVIEAALGLGDSGKLIQHLTASLGRVFAGYLAALIIGIALGLSIGRSKWAEDLLLPPLEVLRPIPAVAWIPLAILMFPSSELSMVFITFTGALFPILLNTVHGVEGVDLRLIASAKSLGAGRRAILLEVILPGAAPSIITGLAIGMGTSWFCLVTAEMISGQFGIGYYTWESYTIQNYADIVVGMLLIGVLGMGSSLLIKRLGGLFTPWHRPRGKA; encoded by the coding sequence ATGAGAATCACAAAAAACCGCTGGATACCCAGAGCAACCTCCCTATTACTCTGCCTGCTCTTCTGGCAACTAGCCGCCAGCCACCACTGGAACCTCGGCCTCGTCACCTTCGCCAACGTCCCAACCCCGCTGGCCGTCATCGAAGCCGCCCTCGGCCTCGGCGACTCCGGCAAACTCATCCAGCACCTGACCGCCAGCCTCGGCCGGGTCTTTGCCGGCTACCTCGCCGCACTGATCATCGGCATCGCCCTGGGCCTGTCCATCGGCCGTTCAAAGTGGGCCGAAGACCTGCTGCTTCCACCCCTGGAAGTACTGCGGCCAATCCCCGCCGTCGCCTGGATTCCACTGGCCATCCTGATGTTCCCGTCCTCCGAACTGTCGATGGTGTTCATCACCTTCACCGGCGCGCTGTTCCCGATCCTGCTCAACACCGTGCACGGCGTCGAAGGCGTCGACCTGCGCCTGATCGCCTCGGCCAAAAGCCTCGGGGCAGGGCGCCGGGCGATCCTGCTGGAAGTGATCCTGCCAGGCGCTGCACCGAGCATCATCACCGGGCTCGCCATCGGCATGGGCACGTCGTGGTTTTGTCTGGTGACCGCCGAGATGATCTCCGGCCAGTTCGGCATCGGTTACTACACCTGGGAGTCCTACACCATTCAGAACTACGCCGACATCGTGGTCGGCATGTTGCTGATCGGCGTGTTGGGCATGGGCAGCAGCCTGCTGATCAAACGCCTGGGCGGGCTGTTCACGCCCTGGCATCGACCACGAGGAAAAGCCTGA
- a CDS encoding GntR family transcriptional regulator, which produces MTDNVLSLGSVPLHTQLRDVLRARILDGEYPQDSQMPSESGLGTLFKVSRITVRQALGDLQKEGLIFKIHGKGTFVAKPKTFQNVSTLQGLAESMTGRGYEVINRLRSFKFIAADKLVAERLQVAEGEIVAQIKRVRLINREPISLEITYLPKAVGERLEKADLVTRDIFLILENDCGIALGHADLAIDAVLADSDLTQALNVEAVSPIMRIERLTHDANGQPLDFEHLYYRGDAFQYRLRIDRQKGA; this is translated from the coding sequence ATGACCGATAACGTTCTCTCCCTGGGCAGCGTCCCGCTGCACACCCAACTGCGCGACGTGCTGCGCGCCCGGATTCTCGACGGCGAATACCCGCAGGACAGCCAGATGCCGTCCGAAAGCGGGCTTGGCACGCTGTTCAAGGTCAGCCGCATCACCGTGCGCCAGGCCCTGGGCGATCTGCAGAAAGAAGGGCTGATCTTCAAGATCCACGGCAAAGGCACCTTCGTCGCCAAGCCCAAGACCTTTCAAAACGTCAGCACCCTGCAAGGCCTCGCCGAGTCCATGACCGGCCGTGGCTACGAGGTGATCAACCGCCTGCGCAGCTTCAAATTCATCGCCGCCGACAAACTGGTCGCCGAGCGTTTGCAGGTCGCCGAAGGCGAAATCGTTGCCCAGATCAAGCGCGTACGCCTGATCAACCGCGAGCCGATCTCGCTGGAAATCACCTACCTGCCCAAAGCCGTTGGTGAACGTCTGGAGAAGGCCGATCTGGTCACCCGCGACATCTTCCTGATCCTCGAAAACGACTGCGGCATCGCCCTCGGCCACGCGGATCTGGCCATCGATGCAGTGCTGGCCGACAGCGACCTGACCCAGGCGCTGAACGTCGAAGCCGTCTCGCCGATCATGCGCATCGAACGTCTGACCCACGACGCCAACGGCCAGCCGCTGGACTTCGAACACCTTTACTACCGTGGCGATGCGTTCCAGTACCGCCTGCGGATCGACCGGCAAAAAGGGGCCTGA
- a CDS encoding ABC transporter substrate-binding protein produces the protein MLRAAIAGLVLASFTLSASAETIRIAIGTQDTTINCAAGGLLIRELGLLDKYLPHDGAYKDAKYDVQWKNFTSGAPLTNEMVAGKLDFGAMADFPGAFNGVAFETSGKHSLFISVLSGSIKGSGNGIVVPSASGVQSLSELKGKTISVPFASTAHGMLLRAVAEQGWDPLKDVNIIAQPPEVAGSALQAGKVDAHADFVPFAELFPSRGFARKIYDGAQANAPTFHGALVDQAYAKKYPEIVVAYLRASIEANQLLAAEPEKYSELIAKVTGVDAEVNYLFHGPLGVQTRDLSWKPEYRQAVGTAIDTLKLLKKADRGLDLNTFIDDQYIRAAFKASGLDYTAQLGNYAQTPLKSVDAVTGKAITDFSHVAEIWVRGEDKVRRYASAEEAFTALAGLKSEGKNIRAVYAQASDSGIKLLAEQAWFASDAKGRLSAFLLKGQAQQFASAQGGKVLDFTDATTQAVATR, from the coding sequence ATGTTGCGTGCAGCAATCGCCGGTCTGGTACTGGCTTCGTTCACCCTGTCGGCCTCGGCCGAAACCATCCGCATTGCCATCGGCACCCAGGACACCACCATCAATTGCGCCGCCGGCGGCCTGTTGATCCGCGAGCTGGGCCTGCTCGACAAATACCTGCCTCACGACGGCGCCTATAAAGACGCCAAGTACGACGTGCAGTGGAAGAACTTCACCAGCGGTGCGCCGCTGACCAACGAGATGGTCGCGGGCAAACTCGACTTCGGTGCCATGGCCGACTTCCCCGGTGCGTTCAACGGCGTGGCGTTTGAAACCTCCGGCAAACACAGCCTGTTCATCAGCGTGCTGTCGGGCAGCATCAAAGGCAGCGGCAACGGCATCGTGGTGCCGAGCGCGTCGGGCGTGCAGTCGCTGAGCGAACTCAAGGGCAAGACCATTTCCGTGCCATTCGCTTCCACCGCCCATGGCATGTTGCTGCGAGCCGTGGCAGAGCAGGGCTGGGATCCGCTCAAGGACGTGAACATCATCGCCCAGCCGCCGGAGGTTGCAGGCTCGGCGTTGCAGGCCGGCAAGGTCGACGCTCACGCCGACTTCGTACCCTTCGCCGAACTGTTCCCGAGTCGCGGCTTCGCCCGCAAGATCTACGACGGCGCCCAGGCCAATGCGCCGACTTTCCACGGTGCGCTGGTCGATCAGGCCTACGCCAAGAAGTACCCGGAAATCGTCGTTGCTTACCTGCGCGCGAGCATCGAGGCGAATCAACTGCTGGCCGCCGAACCGGAGAAGTACAGCGAGCTGATCGCCAAGGTCACCGGCGTCGATGCCGAGGTCAATTACCTGTTCCACGGCCCGCTTGGCGTGCAGACCCGCGACCTGAGCTGGAAGCCGGAATATCGCCAGGCTGTGGGCACCGCGATTGACACGCTGAAGCTGCTGAAGAAGGCCGATCGTGGGCTCGATCTGAATACCTTTATTGACGATCAGTACATCCGTGCGGCGTTCAAGGCCTCCGGTCTCGACTACACCGCCCAGCTTGGCAACTACGCGCAGACGCCGTTGAAGTCTGTTGATGCGGTGACTGGAAAAGCCATCACCGATTTCAGCCATGTCGCGGAAATCTGGGTGCGGGGAGAGGACAAGGTTCGGCGTTATGCATCGGCTGAAGAGGCGTTTACCGCGCTGGCCGGCCTGAAGTCGGAAGGCAAGAACATCCGGGCGGTGTATGCCCAGGCGAGTGACAGCGGGATCAAGTTGCTGGCGGAGCAGGCGTGGTTTGCCAGTGATGCGAAGGGGCGCCTTAGCGCGTTTTTGCTCAAGGGGCAGGCGCAGCAATTTGCCTCGGCGCAGGGCGGGAAAGTCCTCGACTTCACCGATGCCACGACCCAGGCCGTTGCTACCCGCTAA